The Streptomyces bacillaris sequence TGCGTACGGGGGTCGACCCCGGCCACCGCCTCGGTGCCGGAGATGTCGACGACGACGTACGACTGCGCCCCCGCCCAGTCCTTGCCGAGGGTGATCTCCTCGTCCGGCGCGGAGCATCCGGCGCTCGCCGCGGCCAGCAGGCCGGTCGCGGCGAGGAGGGCAGCGGCGCGCGAGGCCGCGCGTACGGTCTTCGTCACCCTTGCTTCGGGCGTCATCGCGGGGGTCACCAGTCCTTCATGGCTTGCGTGGGGGACATCCGGGCGGCGCGCCGGGCGGGGCCGAGGGAACCGGCGACGACGACGAGCACCGCCGCCGCGACCAGGGGCAGGAGGATCCCCGCCGACGGCAGCGGAAGCGCCTGTTCCACGTACGGCTTCAGCTCGGGCACCGTCCGCAGACCCGCCGCGCCCGCACCGGCCAGACCCACCCCGAGGACCACGCCCACCACCGCGGCCACGGCCGCGACGAGGCTCATCTCCGCCACCAGCAGGGCCAGGACGAACCGGGTCCGGAAGCCCACCGCCTTGAGGATGCCGATCTCCTGCGCCCGCCTGCGGGCCAGGGCCCCGGTGGCGGTGACCGTACCGGCGAAGGCGAGCAGGCCGAGGACGACGAGCAGCACCTGGCCCGCCACCCGGATCAGCTCCAGGATGCCGGGCAGGGTGTCCAGGACCTGGCGGAGCGTGGTGGCGGTGTAGTGGCGGTCCTGGATCTGCCGGGTCAGCCCCGGTACGTCCGACTCCTTCTGCGCCACCACGGTGAGCTGGTCGTACCCGACCGTGTCCACGAAGTCCTTGACCGGACGGCCGTTGCGCTCGGCCGCCCAGCGGATCACCGTCGCGTCGTCCGCGTAGGCGGCGTCCGGGTTGTCGAGCTGCCAGGTGGCGTCGTAGAGGCCGACCACCGTCACCGGCTGGTCCACCCCGGTCCCCTCGCCCTCCCGGACGAACCGGGTGGTCGTGGCGGTGACCTTCTTGCCCAGGTACGGGGTCAGGTCGAAGCCCTGCGAGCGCGACGGCAGCACCACCTCGCCCGCGCGCAGCGGGAAGAGGTCCTCGCGCACCGCGTCCACGACGGGCGGCGGCAGGGCGGCCCGGTAGGTGGTGGCGTACAGCAGCGGGCCGTTGCCGTCATCGGTGACCAGGCCGAACGAGGCCTGGAGCCGGTACTGCACGGACTCGACGCGCGGAAGCTCCGACAGCTCCTTCACCGAACGGGCGGTCAGGAGCGGGTTGCCCGACCCCTCCCCCGGCGGGTCGATGGTGATGGACCGGTTGGCCGTGCTCTCCTTCACATCGCTCGTCGTCACGGCCTGCGCCCGGTCGGTGATGGCGAACGCGCCGAGACAGACCGCGACCGCCGCCGACACCAGCACGACCAGCCCGACCAGGCGCCGTCGCAGCGCCCATACGTTGGCCAGGGCGAGGGACCAGAGACTCATCGGGAGCCCTCCTTCCGGAGCTGCGGGCTGCTCACACGGCCGTCGGCCATGCGGTAGACCCGGTCGGCGGCGTCGGAGACCGCCTGGTTGTGGGTGACGACCACCACTGCGCGGCCCTCCCGGGCCAGCTCCAACAGCTGGGCCAGCAGCCGCTGTTCGCTCTCGCTGTCCAGGTTGCCGGTGGGCTCGTCGGCCAGGATCACCGGCGGGTCGTTGACCAGGGCGCGGGCCAGGGCCACGCGCTGCTGCTCACCGCCCGACAACTGGGCCGGGAGGTGGTCCACCCGCTCCCCGAGGCCGACCCGCTCCAGCAGCTCCCGGGCCCGGTCCT is a genomic window containing:
- a CDS encoding FtsX-like permease family protein, which encodes MSLWSLALANVWALRRRLVGLVVLVSAAVAVCLGAFAITDRAQAVTTSDVKESTANRSITIDPPGEGSGNPLLTARSVKELSELPRVESVQYRLQASFGLVTDDGNGPLLYATTYRAALPPPVVDAVREDLFPLRAGEVVLPSRSQGFDLTPYLGKKVTATTTRFVREGEGTGVDQPVTVVGLYDATWQLDNPDAAYADDATVIRWAAERNGRPVKDFVDTVGYDQLTVVAQKESDVPGLTRQIQDRHYTATTLRQVLDTLPGILELIRVAGQVLLVVLGLLAFAGTVTATGALARRRAQEIGILKAVGFRTRFVLALLVAEMSLVAAVAAVVGVVLGVGLAGAGAAGLRTVPELKPYVEQALPLPSAGILLPLVAAAVLVVVAGSLGPARRAARMSPTQAMKDW
- a CDS encoding ABC transporter ATP-binding protein, whose translation is MSKTYPFRGRAVDVLSDVDFCAHAGELTAIVGHSGTGKSTLLHILGLLTEPDRGSVVVDGTDTSGLGDGELADLRRAKMGFVFQSYNLLPQHSALRNTLIPSVRRGKEAQDRARELLERVGLGERVDHLPAQLSGGEQQRVALARALVNDPPVILADEPTGNLDSESEQRLLAQLLELAREGRAVVVVTHNQAVSDAADRVYRMADGRVSSPQLRKEGSR